A genomic window from Luteolibacter sp. LG18 includes:
- a CDS encoding glycosyl hydrolase 115 family protein has protein sequence MRKQLTQVVLLFCSLAGSLAAAPIAISPQAGASDFPLAGPGGVADVVVDDADFKVVRIASDCLSEDINRVVGKKPRVLGSAQGVSENAVLIGTIGKSRLIDKLVKDRKLSVTEVAGKWESYVVATVTDPLPGVKRGLVIAGSDRRGTAYGAFSLSEAIGVSPWVWWADVAPAPRSTIAVKEQRTVQGPPSVKYRGIFINDEDFGLRPWAAKTLEPEKKNIGPKTYARVGELLLRLKANLLWPAMHEGTAAFFSDPANVGVADDYGIVVGSSHAEPMLYNNASEWTLPKDHWNYVTHADEVKAAWEKRVQGLGKYEYAYTLGIRGIHDSPMQGGGTMTERKERIERVFADQRELIARHVNPKVEQVPQVFVPYKEVLPYYQNGLKVPDDVTLVWVDDNFGYIRQLSTPEEQKRRGGAGVYYHHSYWGDPADYLWIGTSPLSLTWEEMHKAYENGARNYWVVNVGDIKPMEIGTEFFLKMAYDITAFDENAQPLFLKQWATREFGEADAVEVASIMDEYYRVNQQSKPEHLYLVKFSNNYGEIEARRQRLAGLVKRANALYEKLPAARKDPFFEMVLYQVRGTALAFDMNWSGDFNGAMKAYDQLQKETTTFNEKIAGGKWRYMMPSAPRNRPALRKPEEKNIQERAVAAAASGPEDKTSVAFEAEQPLRREEGKGTSWKVISGLGRSGDSIALLPTTVAPAGASLTYEFTTVKDGPGKVRVDCIPTFPLNRTVKLRYAAAIDGGSEQEVDLSAKVNGGEWATNVVSQITVGVSDHMIAKPGKHTLVLRPLDPGVVFDKVVVDLGDLKPSQLGPVVIIPNKRD, from the coding sequence ATGAGAAAACAACTCACCCAGGTGGTGCTTCTCTTTTGTTCGCTCGCCGGTTCTCTGGCGGCGGCACCGATCGCGATCTCCCCGCAGGCCGGTGCCAGCGATTTCCCGCTGGCTGGTCCGGGTGGAGTGGCGGATGTGGTGGTGGACGACGCGGACTTCAAGGTGGTCCGCATCGCTTCGGACTGCCTGTCGGAGGACATCAACCGCGTTGTGGGGAAAAAGCCCCGGGTGCTCGGCAGTGCCCAAGGCGTGTCGGAAAACGCGGTGCTCATCGGCACCATCGGCAAGAGTCGGCTCATCGACAAACTGGTGAAGGATCGGAAGCTCTCCGTGACGGAGGTTGCGGGCAAGTGGGAGTCCTACGTGGTGGCCACCGTTACCGATCCCTTGCCCGGAGTGAAGAGAGGATTGGTGATCGCGGGCAGCGACCGGCGTGGAACGGCCTATGGTGCCTTCAGCCTTTCCGAAGCCATCGGAGTGTCTCCCTGGGTATGGTGGGCCGATGTGGCACCGGCTCCGCGAAGCACCATCGCGGTGAAGGAGCAGCGGACCGTCCAAGGTCCTCCGTCCGTGAAATACCGCGGCATTTTCATCAATGACGAGGACTTTGGTCTCCGTCCGTGGGCGGCCAAGACCCTGGAGCCCGAGAAGAAGAACATCGGCCCGAAGACCTACGCACGGGTTGGCGAGTTGCTGCTGCGCCTCAAGGCGAACTTGCTGTGGCCCGCGATGCATGAAGGCACCGCCGCCTTTTTCTCCGATCCGGCGAACGTCGGAGTCGCGGATGATTACGGCATCGTTGTGGGCAGCTCCCATGCGGAGCCGATGTTGTACAACAATGCTTCCGAGTGGACCTTGCCGAAGGACCACTGGAACTACGTGACCCACGCGGACGAGGTCAAGGCCGCCTGGGAAAAGCGCGTTCAGGGGCTGGGGAAGTATGAGTATGCCTACACGCTCGGCATCCGCGGGATTCATGACAGCCCGATGCAAGGCGGTGGGACGATGACGGAACGCAAGGAGCGCATCGAGCGGGTCTTCGCCGACCAGCGCGAGCTCATCGCCCGCCATGTGAATCCGAAGGTGGAGCAGGTGCCGCAGGTGTTCGTGCCCTACAAGGAGGTGCTGCCCTACTACCAGAACGGGCTGAAGGTCCCCGACGATGTCACGCTGGTATGGGTGGATGACAACTTCGGATACATCCGCCAGCTCTCCACCCCCGAGGAGCAGAAGCGCAGGGGCGGCGCGGGCGTTTACTACCACCATTCCTACTGGGGGGATCCTGCCGACTATCTGTGGATCGGCACCTCACCGCTGTCCCTGACGTGGGAGGAAATGCACAAGGCCTACGAGAACGGCGCGCGGAACTACTGGGTGGTGAATGTCGGCGACATCAAGCCGATGGAGATCGGCACGGAGTTCTTCCTGAAGATGGCGTATGACATCACCGCTTTCGATGAGAACGCGCAGCCGCTGTTCTTGAAGCAATGGGCCACCCGTGAATTCGGCGAGGCGGACGCGGTCGAGGTCGCGTCGATCATGGATGAATACTACCGGGTGAACCAGCAATCGAAGCCGGAGCACCTTTACCTGGTGAAGTTCTCCAACAATTACGGCGAGATCGAGGCCCGCCGGCAACGGCTCGCCGGGCTGGTGAAGCGGGCGAACGCGCTGTATGAGAAGCTGCCCGCTGCCAGGAAGGACCCGTTCTTCGAAATGGTTCTCTACCAGGTGCGGGGCACCGCGTTGGCCTTCGACATGAACTGGAGCGGGGACTTCAACGGAGCGATGAAGGCCTACGACCAGCTCCAGAAGGAAACCACGACCTTCAACGAGAAGATCGCCGGCGGGAAATGGCGCTACATGATGCCCTCCGCGCCGCGTAACCGTCCGGCTCTCCGCAAGCCGGAGGAGAAGAACATCCAGGAACGTGCCGTGGCGGCGGCTGCCAGCGGACCCGAAGACAAGACCAGCGTGGCCTTCGAGGCGGAGCAACCGCTCCGCAGGGAGGAGGGGAAAGGGACCTCGTGGAAAGTCATCTCCGGTCTTGGTCGCAGCGGGGATTCCATCGCGCTGCTGCCCACCACCGTGGCTCCGGCCGGGGCCTCGCTCACCTATGAGTTCACCACCGTCAAGGATGGGCCCGGGAAGGTCCGCGTCGATTGCATTCCGACCTTCCCGCTGAACCGCACCGTCAAGCTCCGCTACGCCGCAGCCATCGATGGCGGCTCGGAGCAGGAGGTCGATCTTTCGGCCAAGGTGAATGGCGGGGAATGGGCCACGAACGTGGTGAGCCAGATCACCGTCGGAGTCAGCGACCACATGATTGCGAAACCCGGCAAGCACACGCTGGTTCTCCGTCCGCTCGATCCGGGTGTGGTCTTCGACAAGGTGGTGGTCGACCTCGGGGATCTCAAACCGTCCCAACTCGGACCGGTGGTGATCATCCCCAACAAACGCGATTGA
- a CDS encoding SDR family oxidoreductase, translating to MKPLFDLSDRVYVVTGATGALAGSAADYLASQGARVVYLGRSQDKLDAALAKCREKTPDAQCIGLIADVLDRPALEAACEETLRRWGRIDGLVNGAGGNMPGATISPDKTFVDLDFEAFRQVVDLNLNGTVLPSLVFAQALIDSGRGSIVNFSSVSAPQAVTRVVGYSAAKAGVENFTSWLAVDMARRTGGKVRVNAVLPGFFLGDQNRRLLTNEDGSLTERGSLVVNNTPFGRFGQADELHGVIHYLLADASKFVTGTILPVDGGFVAFSGV from the coding sequence ATGAAACCCCTCTTCGATCTGTCCGATCGCGTCTATGTTGTTACCGGTGCCACGGGTGCGCTTGCCGGTTCCGCCGCCGATTACCTCGCCTCCCAAGGAGCCCGCGTGGTCTACCTCGGTCGCAGCCAGGACAAGCTGGATGCCGCGCTGGCGAAGTGCCGTGAGAAAACTCCCGATGCGCAGTGCATCGGCCTGATCGCGGACGTGCTCGACCGTCCGGCGCTCGAGGCGGCGTGTGAAGAAACGCTTCGCCGCTGGGGGCGGATTGATGGCCTGGTGAATGGAGCGGGCGGCAATATGCCCGGCGCGACCATCTCGCCGGACAAGACCTTCGTGGATCTCGATTTCGAAGCCTTCCGGCAGGTTGTCGATCTGAACCTGAATGGCACGGTGCTGCCGTCTCTCGTGTTCGCCCAGGCTCTCATCGACAGCGGCCGCGGATCGATCGTGAACTTTTCATCCGTCTCCGCTCCGCAGGCGGTCACCCGCGTTGTGGGCTACTCCGCGGCCAAGGCCGGGGTCGAGAACTTCACGAGTTGGCTCGCGGTCGACATGGCCCGCCGCACCGGTGGCAAGGTGCGCGTCAATGCGGTGTTGCCCGGCTTCTTCCTCGGAGACCAGAACCGCCGCCTCCTCACGAACGAGGATGGCAGCCTGACCGAGCGCGGCAGTCTCGTGGTCAACAACACGCCCTTCGGCCGATTCGGCCAGGCCGATGAACTTCACGGAGTGATCCACTATCTGCTCGCGGATGCCTCGAAGTTCGTCACCGGCACCATCCTGCCGGTGGACGGCGGATTCGTGGCCTTTTCGGGCGTGTGA
- a CDS encoding MFS transporter, giving the protein MKESPISNYRWVICSLLYFATTINYIDRQILSLLKPMLDEQLGWTSTQFGAINSAFQASYGVSLLVFGWLIDKYGTKLGYALSIGAWSIAALGHALVNTIGGFFGARIALGLGEGGNFPAAVKAVAQWFPKSERAFATSLFNSGANVGAIVAPMIVPPIAYALGWHWTFIFAGLAGFLWIFAWWPLFSTPRECRRVSPGELAYIEQDEDGIAEPEKGKTSYARILKHRQAWSFVLAKFLTDPVWWFFLIWLPDYFKKTRHLDIKNSWVHLASIYAIITVLSVFGSWFTGRLNRSGWSLNRARKLSMLVFALCAVPIVIVTRVDDWTAVLLIGLAGAAHQAWSASLYTTVSDMFPKRAVASLIGIGSMAGSLGGMGFPLLTGMVLDRFTNGYAIIFGVCSGAYILAFIVNHVLAPRFDAVAFDSGEATR; this is encoded by the coding sequence ATGAAGGAATCCCCGATCAGCAATTACCGCTGGGTGATCTGTTCCCTGCTCTACTTCGCCACCACGATCAACTACATCGACCGGCAGATCCTGTCGCTGCTGAAGCCGATGCTTGATGAACAACTCGGGTGGACGAGCACCCAGTTCGGCGCGATCAATTCCGCCTTCCAGGCCTCCTACGGGGTGAGCCTGCTCGTCTTCGGCTGGCTCATCGACAAGTACGGCACCAAGCTCGGATACGCCCTGTCGATCGGCGCATGGAGCATTGCCGCCCTCGGTCACGCGCTGGTGAACACCATCGGCGGATTCTTCGGTGCCCGCATCGCCCTCGGATTGGGTGAGGGCGGGAACTTCCCGGCGGCTGTCAAGGCGGTCGCGCAGTGGTTCCCGAAAAGCGAGCGGGCGTTCGCGACCAGCCTTTTCAATTCCGGAGCGAATGTCGGCGCGATTGTGGCCCCGATGATCGTGCCACCCATCGCCTATGCGCTCGGGTGGCACTGGACCTTCATCTTCGCGGGCCTGGCGGGCTTCCTCTGGATCTTCGCGTGGTGGCCGTTGTTCAGCACGCCACGTGAGTGCCGCCGCGTGTCCCCGGGCGAGCTGGCCTACATCGAGCAGGATGAGGATGGCATCGCCGAACCCGAGAAGGGGAAGACCAGCTACGCGCGGATTCTCAAGCACCGGCAGGCGTGGTCGTTCGTCCTCGCGAAATTCCTGACCGATCCGGTCTGGTGGTTTTTCCTGATCTGGCTGCCGGATTACTTCAAGAAGACCCGCCATCTCGATATCAAGAACAGTTGGGTCCACCTTGCCAGCATCTACGCGATCATCACGGTGCTCAGCGTGTTCGGGAGTTGGTTCACGGGCCGCCTGAACCGGAGCGGCTGGAGCCTGAACCGCGCCCGCAAGCTCAGCATGCTGGTCTTCGCCCTCTGCGCCGTGCCGATCGTGATCGTCACCCGGGTCGATGACTGGACGGCGGTGTTGTTGATCGGTCTCGCGGGTGCCGCGCATCAGGCGTGGTCGGCGAGCCTCTACACCACTGTGTCCGACATGTTCCCGAAGCGGGCCGTCGCCTCATTGATCGGGATCGGCAGCATGGCCGGTTCGCTCGGCGGGATGGGCTTTCCGTTGCTGACCGGGATGGTGCTGGACCGCTTCACGAACGGCTACGCGATTATCTTCGGCGTCTGCTCCGGGGCCTACATCCTCGCGTTCATCGTAAACCACGTGCTCGCGCCCAGGTTCGATGCCGTCGCCTTCGATTCCGGCGAAGCCACGCGATGA
- a CDS encoding DNA-binding transcriptional regulator produces the protein MATLLKLAVVYPTSIPWMAEIIDGIRRYGLQYGGWQILTCPPTLEASGERSRSLSSLVGWKGDAAIAAVRNAEDRKIVRKLGIPVVNLSQWESEAHGVPRVSVDNYLAGRLAAEHLLERGIRELAYLGWKNVHYSNERLRGFASRAKEAGLHCVTKLDAAEGTSARTLADELHELGAWLSALPRPCGIFAVQDYRAQLVVEACASVGLRVPRDVAIIGMDDDAIVCGHSTPTLTSVRRNSGQVGWEMAALIDRMIRGDRPDTMEILVPPEGIVERQSTDMFHHGDEVVQLAVSFMLRNLKDAPKVQTIADHAGVSKRTLETRFRSATGKSPHEYLTTARIERAMKLMQRPTQTNLRNVAAACGFASYPAFVAAFQGACGKTPGDYQRQFRQARGS, from the coding sequence GTGGCCACCCTCCTGAAACTGGCAGTCGTGTATCCCACCTCCATTCCTTGGATGGCGGAGATCATCGACGGCATCCGGCGCTATGGCCTCCAGTATGGCGGCTGGCAGATCCTCACCTGCCCGCCGACGCTCGAGGCCTCGGGCGAGCGCTCCCGCTCGCTGAGCTCGCTGGTGGGCTGGAAAGGCGATGCCGCGATCGCCGCGGTGCGCAACGCGGAGGATCGCAAGATCGTTCGCAAACTCGGAATCCCGGTGGTGAATCTCTCGCAATGGGAGTCCGAAGCCCACGGAGTTCCCCGGGTCAGCGTCGACAACTATCTCGCCGGCCGCCTCGCCGCCGAACACCTTCTGGAACGTGGGATCAGGGAACTCGCCTACCTCGGTTGGAAGAACGTCCACTATTCGAACGAGCGTCTCCGCGGCTTCGCGAGCCGGGCGAAGGAGGCCGGTCTCCATTGCGTGACCAAGCTCGATGCAGCCGAAGGCACCAGCGCGCGCACCTTGGCGGATGAACTTCATGAGCTGGGGGCCTGGCTGTCTGCCCTGCCCCGCCCCTGCGGGATCTTCGCGGTACAGGACTATCGCGCCCAACTTGTCGTGGAAGCATGCGCCAGCGTGGGACTGCGGGTGCCGCGGGACGTTGCCATCATCGGCATGGACGACGATGCGATCGTGTGCGGGCATTCCACGCCCACGCTCACGAGCGTCCGCCGGAACTCCGGCCAGGTGGGTTGGGAAATGGCCGCCTTGATCGACCGGATGATCCGGGGAGATCGCCCGGACACCATGGAGATCCTCGTTCCTCCGGAAGGAATCGTCGAACGGCAGAGCACGGACATGTTCCATCACGGGGACGAAGTCGTCCAACTTGCCGTCAGCTTCATGCTGCGGAATCTCAAGGACGCGCCCAAGGTGCAAACGATCGCCGACCATGCCGGGGTTTCGAAACGCACCTTGGAAACCCGCTTCCGCTCCGCCACTGGCAAGTCGCCCCACGAATATCTCACGACGGCCCGCATCGAACGCGCGATGAAGTTGATGCAGCGCCCCACTCAAACCAATCTCCGGAATGTCGCGGCCGCCTGCGGCTTCGCCAGCTACCCGGCCTTTGTCGCCGCGTTCCAAGGAGCCTGTGGCAAGACGCCGGGCGACTATCAGCGACAGTTCCGGCAAGCACGCGGAAGCTAG
- a CDS encoding PAS domain S-box protein codes for MRPAKAITPPHGHILRVMLPETRFHSTSIMSSLDESQAYPVESLLSAIIASSDDCIVSKDLNGFVTSWNDGAARLFGYSREEMIGRPISVLIPTELLSEEDEILRKIRSGQRVDHFETVRIRKDGRKVDVSLTISPIRDSTGRVMGASKIARDITERKAAVAALDRQSKKLAILNRVSLAFSGELDLQRLVQAVTDAGRELSGAAFGAFFYNVTSETGESYRLFTLSGAPREAFEKFGMPRNTPIFAPTFAGEGVVRIADVTRDPRYGTMSPHHGMPEGHLPVRSHLAVPVVSRRGHVLGGLFFGHPDPDVFQQESEELITALAANASVAIDNAQLYSDLENELEHHRTLERALKESETLSTSIFDSTPDCIMVMDPDGSIQRMNNPGLKLFGLAETGGRYWQDIWPRYLRPVIERSIELALRGSVERFQSQFEVHGELKWWDVIISPLRDDSDSITRLIATSRDITALKIAESEAQSAKEEAIRQSRMKDEFLATLSHELRTPLQAILGWTHLLKSGRMSQAQHQEGLEVIVRNTQGQTRIIEDLLDMNRIVSGKVRLDIQPVCLAGILQEAVETVRPSAQAKQIELILTIDTPSETVGGDPDRLQQVFWNLLSNAIKFTPAGGRVTIRLEKTGHHLQVSVTDNGAGIDPAFLPFVFERFRQADPTITRKHGGLGLGLSIVKNLTELHGGAVRATSPGSGKGATFEVTFPIQDSPEQQEATPPRPFRAEALQPPGQLQDIKVLVVDDEQDGRQLVAHLLTNAGAKVSLARSSDEAFESITHDCPDLLISDIGMPGRDGYSLIRQVRGTPGEPGRIPALALTAYTRTEDRQRAISEGFHMHLAKPADPHELLEIVARLVHARTGPASD; via the coding sequence ATGCGGCCTGCGAAAGCGATCACGCCGCCTCACGGCCACATTCTCCGTGTCATGCTGCCGGAAACCCGCTTCCATTCGACCAGCATCATGTCGTCCCTCGATGAATCCCAGGCCTACCCGGTGGAATCGCTGCTGTCCGCGATCATCGCATCGTCCGATGACTGCATCGTCAGCAAGGATCTCAATGGCTTCGTCACCAGTTGGAACGACGGTGCAGCCCGGCTCTTCGGATACAGCCGTGAGGAAATGATCGGGCGGCCGATTTCCGTCCTCATCCCCACCGAACTGCTCTCCGAGGAAGACGAGATCCTCCGGAAAATCCGGAGTGGGCAGCGGGTCGACCACTTCGAGACGGTCCGCATTCGGAAGGATGGCAGGAAGGTCGATGTCTCGCTGACAATCTCTCCGATCCGCGACTCCACCGGGCGGGTGATGGGCGCCTCGAAGATCGCGCGTGACATCACCGAACGGAAAGCCGCCGTGGCCGCACTGGACCGCCAGAGCAAAAAACTCGCGATCCTCAACCGCGTGTCCCTCGCCTTCTCCGGGGAACTCGACCTGCAACGGCTGGTACAGGCGGTGACGGATGCCGGACGCGAACTTTCCGGAGCCGCGTTCGGAGCGTTCTTCTACAATGTCACCAGCGAGACCGGCGAATCCTACCGGCTGTTCACCCTCTCGGGAGCGCCCAGGGAAGCCTTCGAGAAATTCGGCATGCCCCGGAACACGCCGATCTTCGCCCCCACCTTCGCAGGTGAAGGCGTGGTGCGCATCGCCGATGTGACTCGCGATCCGCGCTACGGCACAATGAGCCCGCACCACGGGATGCCCGAAGGCCATCTCCCCGTGCGCAGCCACCTTGCGGTTCCGGTCGTGTCGCGGCGTGGCCATGTCCTGGGAGGCCTCTTTTTCGGGCACCCGGATCCTGACGTGTTTCAACAGGAGTCGGAGGAGCTGATCACCGCCCTTGCAGCCAACGCGTCCGTGGCGATCGACAACGCCCAGTTATACTCCGATCTTGAAAACGAACTGGAACATCACCGGACCCTCGAGCGGGCGCTGAAGGAAAGCGAAACCCTGAGCACGAGCATTTTCGACAGCACGCCGGATTGCATCATGGTCATGGACCCGGATGGCTCCATCCAGCGGATGAACAATCCCGGGCTCAAGCTGTTCGGCCTAGCGGAGACCGGTGGCCGCTACTGGCAGGACATCTGGCCCCGGTATCTGAGACCGGTGATTGAACGCTCGATCGAGTTGGCGTTGAGGGGTTCCGTGGAACGCTTCCAAAGCCAGTTCGAAGTCCACGGGGAGCTGAAATGGTGGGACGTGATCATCTCGCCGCTGCGGGACGACTCGGATTCGATCACACGGCTGATCGCCACCTCCCGTGACATCACCGCCCTCAAGATCGCCGAAAGCGAAGCGCAGAGCGCGAAGGAGGAAGCGATCCGCCAGAGCCGGATGAAGGACGAATTCCTCGCGACCTTGTCCCATGAATTGCGGACCCCGTTGCAGGCCATCCTCGGCTGGACCCATTTGCTGAAGTCCGGAAGGATGTCCCAGGCCCAGCATCAAGAGGGCTTGGAAGTCATCGTCCGGAACACACAGGGACAGACGAGGATCATCGAAGACCTCCTGGACATGAACCGGATCGTTTCCGGCAAGGTCCGCCTCGACATCCAGCCGGTCTGTCTGGCCGGGATCCTGCAGGAGGCGGTCGAAACGGTCCGCCCATCCGCCCAGGCCAAACAAATCGAACTCATCCTCACCATCGACACGCCATCGGAAACGGTGGGCGGGGATCCCGACCGACTCCAACAGGTGTTCTGGAACCTGCTGAGCAACGCGATCAAGTTCACGCCAGCCGGTGGCCGGGTGACGATCCGCCTGGAGAAGACCGGCCACCATCTGCAGGTCTCCGTCACCGACAACGGGGCCGGCATCGACCCCGCCTTCCTGCCATTCGTCTTCGAGCGGTTCCGTCAGGCCGATCCGACCATCACCCGCAAACACGGTGGCCTCGGCCTGGGATTGTCGATCGTGAAAAATCTCACGGAGCTGCATGGCGGCGCAGTCCGCGCCACGAGTCCGGGCAGTGGTAAAGGGGCCACCTTCGAGGTGACGTTCCCCATTCAAGATTCACCAGAGCAACAGGAAGCCACCCCACCCCGCCCCTTCCGAGCCGAAGCGCTCCAGCCACCCGGCCAGCTCCAAGACATCAAGGTCCTGGTGGTGGATGACGAGCAGGACGGACGCCAGCTCGTGGCGCACCTCCTGACCAACGCCGGCGCAAAGGTTTCGCTCGCCCGATCGTCCGACGAAGCATTCGAGTCCATCACCCATGATTGTCCGGATCTGCTCATCAGCGACATCGGAATGCCGGGTCGGGACGGCTACTCGTTGATCCGTCAGGTCCGGGGAACACCGGGCGAGCCGGGCAGAATTCCCGCCCTGGCATTGACCGCCTACACCCGTACGGAGGACCGGCAGCGGGCGATCTCGGAGGGCTTTCATATGCACCTCGCGAAACCCGCCGATCCACACGAATTGCTGGAAATCGTCGCACGTCTGGTCCACGCGCGGACGGGACCCGCCTCTGACTGA
- a CDS encoding glycoside hydrolase family 95 protein, which translates to MTNFSLTRRESLRLSAFAALAFGSGLSFAAPAAAETPLVLWYDKPAGNWTGALALGNGRLGAMVFGGTARERIGLNEDTLWSGAPYEPSFEVSAEIRQEIQRLMFAGDYKGAQNLAEKLQGTPNSQSSYQTVGELVLDFPGHDQVKDYRRDLDLNTAIASVTYTVDGVRFTREALSSPVDQVIAIRLTADRNGKISFSATETSPLPVMVKAGNGNEVSMTGMNGDIYARDKKTPVVKGALKFESRVKVVAEGGQVTAEGDKVTVTGADAATVFIAAATSYKTYKDISADPAVRCTQYLDAAKKPWVALRRAHVAEHQRLFGRITFDLGTTEAAKQATDQRLRDFSKQDDPALVALYFQFGRYLLLSSSRPGSQPANLQGIWNDKLMAPWGGKYTVNINTEMNYWPAQVTNLAETEEPLFRMLSEVAEGSGAQVARRTYGARGWVLHHNTDLWRPAAPIDTAFWGQWQTGGAWLANQLYQSYLFSGDKAYLGKLYPILKGSAAFFEDTLVKEPEHGWLVVLPSNSPEHEIQKGLTASYGTTMDNAILRELFDACIASSTVLGQDPGLRARWKQLRDQLPPNQIGQAGQLQEWIKDWDTTAEDIQHRHMSPLYGIYPGNDITPADAKTFAAARKLVEMRASSGMGWANAWRIGIWARLLDSAKAYEFVELMISKWTEGNLFDKPSVQLDGNFGSTAGIAEMLLQSQNGEIHLLPALPAGKWPNGTITGLRARGGCEVDIEWKAGTLARVTLRSKAATTVKVRYGSGVVSVPLKADRPLVLDGELKAVR; encoded by the coding sequence ATGACGAATTTCTCCCTCACTCGCCGCGAATCCCTTCGCCTATCCGCCTTCGCGGCCCTCGCTTTCGGCTCGGGGTTGTCCTTCGCCGCGCCCGCCGCTGCCGAAACCCCGCTGGTCCTCTGGTATGACAAGCCCGCGGGCAATTGGACCGGCGCGCTCGCGCTCGGCAATGGTCGCCTCGGCGCGATGGTTTTCGGCGGCACCGCGCGGGAGCGCATCGGCCTGAACGAGGACACCCTCTGGTCCGGAGCGCCCTATGAGCCGTCCTTCGAGGTCTCCGCGGAAATCCGCCAGGAGATCCAGCGCCTGATGTTCGCGGGCGATTACAAGGGCGCACAGAACCTCGCCGAGAAGCTCCAGGGCACCCCGAACTCCCAGTCCTCCTACCAGACCGTCGGCGAACTGGTGCTCGATTTCCCCGGCCACGACCAGGTGAAGGACTACCGCCGCGATCTCGACCTGAACACCGCCATCGCCTCCGTGACCTACACCGTGGATGGCGTGAGGTTCACCCGCGAGGCGCTCTCCAGCCCGGTCGACCAAGTGATCGCCATACGCCTCACCGCCGACCGCAACGGGAAGATCTCCTTCAGCGCCACGGAAACCTCGCCGCTCCCGGTCATGGTGAAGGCTGGCAATGGCAACGAGGTTTCCATGACCGGCATGAATGGCGACATCTACGCACGGGACAAGAAGACTCCGGTGGTGAAGGGCGCGCTGAAATTCGAGTCCCGCGTCAAGGTCGTCGCCGAGGGCGGACAGGTCACGGCGGAAGGGGATAAGGTCACCGTTACCGGTGCGGACGCCGCCACCGTCTTCATCGCCGCCGCCACCAGCTACAAGACCTACAAGGACATTTCCGCCGATCCGGCGGTACGATGCACGCAGTATCTCGATGCAGCGAAGAAGCCCTGGGTCGCCCTCCGCAGGGCCCACGTCGCCGAACACCAGCGTCTGTTCGGCCGGATCACGTTCGACCTCGGCACCACCGAGGCAGCGAAGCAGGCCACCGACCAGCGTCTGCGCGATTTTAGCAAGCAGGACGATCCCGCGCTGGTGGCGCTCTACTTCCAGTTCGGACGCTATCTCCTCCTCAGTTCCTCCCGCCCCGGCTCGCAGCCCGCGAATCTCCAGGGCATCTGGAATGACAAGCTCATGGCTCCGTGGGGCGGGAAGTACACGGTGAACATCAACACCGAGATGAACTACTGGCCCGCCCAGGTCACGAACCTGGCCGAGACCGAGGAGCCGCTGTTCCGCATGCTTTCGGAAGTGGCGGAAGGCTCCGGCGCTCAGGTCGCCCGCAGGACCTACGGCGCGCGCGGCTGGGTGCTCCACCACAATACCGACCTATGGCGCCCCGCCGCTCCGATCGACACCGCCTTCTGGGGCCAGTGGCAGACCGGCGGCGCGTGGCTCGCCAACCAACTCTACCAGTCGTACTTGTTCAGCGGGGACAAGGCCTACCTCGGGAAGCTCTATCCCATCCTCAAGGGCAGCGCCGCTTTCTTCGAGGACACCCTGGTGAAGGAGCCGGAGCACGGCTGGCTCGTCGTCCTGCCGTCGAACTCCCCTGAGCACGAGATCCAAAAGGGGCTGACCGCCAGCTATGGCACCACCATGGACAATGCCATCCTGCGCGAGCTCTTCGATGCCTGCATCGCCTCTTCCACGGTGCTCGGCCAAGACCCCGGCCTGCGTGCGAGGTGGAAACAACTCCGTGATCAGCTTCCGCCGAACCAGATCGGCCAGGCCGGCCAGCTCCAGGAGTGGATCAAGGACTGGGACACCACCGCCGAGGACATCCAGCACCGCCACATGTCACCGCTCTACGGCATCTACCCCGGCAACGACATCACCCCAGCCGACGCGAAAACCTTCGCCGCCGCGCGCAAGCTCGTCGAGATGCGTGCGTCCAGCGGCATGGGTTGGGCGAATGCCTGGCGCATTGGCATCTGGGCGCGCCTGCTCGACAGCGCGAAGGCGTATGAATTCGTTGAGCTGATGATCTCCAAGTGGACCGAGGGCAACCTGTTCGACAAACCCTCCGTCCAGCTCGATGGTAATTTCGGCTCCACCGCCGGCATCGCCGAAATGCTGCTCCAGAGTCAGAATGGGGAGATCCACCTGCTGCCCGCCTTGCCGGCTGGCAAGTGGCCGAATGGCACCATCACGGGCCTCCGCGCCCGCGGCGGCTGCGAGGTGGACATCGAGTGGAAGGCCGGAACGCTCGCCAGGGTGACGTTGCGATCGAAGGCCGCGACCACCGTGAAAGTGCGGTACGGCAGCGGTGTGGTCTCCGTGCCGCTGAAAGCGGATCGACCGCTGGTGCTTGATGGTGAATTGAAGGCGGTTCGGTAA